The window TAACATTTTCAAGGAGATCACACAGCAGAAGGTTGCAAAGAAGGTTCCTCTAACCTTTGCGCTTCATGAGACTCTGGTGTTTGGCATTAATATTGCGTTGCTTCTCTTTGGAACGCAAGTTCTCGTAAAGTCGGCAACGACTCTGTCAAGTATCTTGGGAATTCCCGAATATCTTTTTGGGGCTCTTTTCCTGAGCATTTGCACAACGTCTCCGGAATTCATGGTGGAGCTCAAGGCATTATGGAGTAAATCCGCGCCTATTGCATTAGGGGATATCTTCGGATCGGTGGTAACCAATACTTCTCTTGTCCTGGGAATTGCCTGTGTGATTTCGCCAGTGATGATAGCAACACAATTCTTCGTAGTGGGTTTTTTCATGGTGGGTCTTGTGGCCTTGGGGCTTTTGTTTCTAAGGGCTGAGCGTATTACTCGTACACAGGGATTGGTGTTGTTCCTGGGCTATGTGATTTTTGCTCTCACTCAACTTTTTGCACTTACACAACATTAGCGGGGCACAGTTCTGATTGCATAATACTGGTGCTAGAAAGACTGCGTATTGGGATCATGCACAAGCACGAGTCACAATAGAATGGTGAGAAATGGTGGAGGGGTGATAGTCCCGCCCGGATAAGCGTGCAGTGAGTCTGTAACCACGTACTTTGCTCAGCGGCATTTCGAACCGGGGTCCAGAGACCCAAAATCTCCGATGATTGGCCACTACACCACGGGACTGTAAGTCCCCTCCTTAGGTGGCTATCTAATCATCGGTTTATAAAATTTTTTGATTAGGTTCTTTTAGCAATCCTGATTTTTTAGAAGTTCGTGCTGTTTGTTCAATCATTGAGCAAGTATGTCTGTATGTCTGTTTGTCTGTATGGGGCAACTTGTTAGGGGTTATTGTTTCCATTGCTCAATCATTTCTTCTTCAATGAAATGTAATTTACCTGGGATGATGAGCGAATGAAGAGGTGCACCAAAATCTGTGTCTAGAAGCTCCTTAACAGTTCCTGCCCTGATGAGTTGGGATTCTTGTCCGATGCGTGCAACTCCAACCACTAGGGTGTCTTGGGTGACGATGTTTTCTTGTCTTTTTTCTTCTATGGAGAGTAGATTGCGTAAAGCCTCATTTACGCTCATAAAACGAGGTTTGAGAGGGTTTTCCCTACCTTGTTTGAGATCCTCTTTACGTGCTTCTTTGATCTTAATATCAAGAAGGCACAAGGTGTGCAACCCTCTTTCGAGATTTTCCTTAATTGCGTCGTAGTGTGTTTGAACTTCCCATCCTTCTTCGGGAAAAACAATTGATGTGGTCTTGCCGTATTTGTAGAGTTCAAGACCTACGATGCCAACTGCATTGAGAATAGATGCGTTGTGAATGACTTTAACTTGGATTCCTGCATCTT of the Candidatus Woesearchaeota archaeon genome contains:
- the dph5 gene encoding diphthine synthase encodes the protein MTLTLIGLGLGDAKDITLKGKAAIEQADIIFLEHYTSILGCSERELEKEYGKPIILADRDLVEKRAEEILEPAKTKNVCFLVVGDPFGATTHADLYLRAKDAGIQVKVIHNASILNAVGIVGLELYKYGKTTSIVFPEEGWEVQTHYDAIKENLERGLHTLCLLDIKIKEARKEDLKQGRENPLKPRFMSVNEALRNLLSIEEKRQENIVTQDTLVVGVARIGQESQLIRAGTVKELLDTDFGAPLHSLIIPGKLHFIEEEMIEQWKQ
- a CDS encoding sodium:calcium antiporter: MQEVFVWSLIGLLSIILIVKSASYAIESIIRYARKTGLSYYFVGLLIVSIGTSLPEIFTAVISALQGASQLVIGDAMGATIVDIGLVLSLVGLVGGKVVFKKKEANLSAVKILAVVAAPLILAIDGTLSRLDGILMIVLYIFYYAINIFKEITQQKVAKKVPLTFALHETLVFGINIALLLFGTQVLVKSATTLSSILGIPEYLFGALFLSICTTSPEFMVELKALWSKSAPIALGDIFGSVVTNTSLVLGIACVISPVMIATQFFVVGFFMVGLVALGLLFLRAERITRTQGLVLFLGYVIFALTQLFALTQH